In the Ascochyta rabiei chromosome 17, complete sequence genome, one interval contains:
- a CDS encoding Adenylosuccinate synthase, whose product MSTTVVLGAQWGDEGKGKLADILANESQLCCRAQGGNNAGHTIVANGVTYDFHILPSGLVNPSCINVIGSGCVVHVPSFFKELEALDKHGLDTKDRIYISDRAHVVFDIHQLVDGLEEVELGGGNIGTTRKGIGPAYSSKMTRSGLRMCDLFDEKVFEQKLRRVAAGYQKRFGDLLKYDVEEEIARYKDLREKVAPYVVDQVPLLASAKEKNAKILVEGANALMLDIDYGTYPFVTSSNTGLGGVITGLTLGWRSIKEVIGVVKAYTTRVGSGPFPTEQLNEFGEKLQKVGHEVGVTTGRKRRCGWLDLVVLKHSHACNDYTSLNLTKLDVLDDFEELKIATSYSHKGQKLEGFPSNPDVLAEVEVHYETLPGWKKPTTGAKSYYDLPSQAREYIEYIEKFVGVKVKWIGVGPARDHMVVRS is encoded by the exons ATGTCTACGACGGTTGTCCTCGGCGCCCAATGGGGCGACGAAGGCAAGGGCAAACTCGCCGACATCCTCGCCAACGAATCCCAATTATGCTGCCGCGCTCAGGGTGGTAACAACGCCGGACACACTATCGTCGCCAATGGTGTCACATACGACTTCCACATCCTCCCATCTGGCCTCGTCAACCCGAGCTGCATTAACGTCATCGGCAGCGGCTGCGTCGTCCATGTTCCTAGCTTCTTCAAGGAGCTGGAGGCATTGGACAAGCACGGCCTAGACACCAAGGACCGCATATACATCTCCGACAGGGCACACGTCGTTTTCGACATTCACCAGTTGGTTGATGGCCTGGAGGAGGTCGAGCTCGGTGGTGGAAACATTG GCACCACAAGGAAGGGCATTG GCCCAGCATACAGCTCCAAGATGACCAGGAGCGGTCTCCGTATGTGCGACCTCTTTGATGAGAAGGTTTTCGAGCAGAAGCTCCGCCGTGTCGCAGCAGGCTACCAAAAGCGCTTTGGTGATCTGCTCAAGTACGACGTCGAAGAGGAAATCGCAAGGTACAAG GACCTCCGCGAGAAGGTTGCACCCTACGTTGTCGACCAAGTCCCCCTCCTCGCGTCCGCCAAGGAGAAGAACGCAAAGATCCTGGTTGAGGGAGCCAACGCCCTTATGCTCGACATCGACTATGGCACATATCCCTTCGTCACGTCCTCGAACACCGGTCTTGGAGGCGTCATCACAGGTCTCACTCTGGGATGGCGCTCGATCAAGGAGGTCATTGGTGTAGTGAAGGCATACACGACCCGTGTCGGATC TGGTCCCTTCCCCACAGAACAGCTGAACGAGTTCGGCGAGAAGCTCCAGAAGGTTGGTCACGAAGTTGGTGTCACCACTGGTCGCAAGCGTCGTTGCGGTTGGCTCGATCTCGTTGTCCTCAAGCACTCGCACGCTTGCAACGACTACACCTCGCTCAACCTTACTAAGCTTGATGTCCTCGACGACTTCGAGGAGCTCAAGATCGCAACTTCTTACTCGCACAAGGGTCAGAAGCTCGAAGGCTTCCCCTCGAATCCTGATGTCCTGGCCGAGGTTGAGGTTCACTACGAGACTCTGCCTGGATGGAAGAAGCCCACGACTGGTGCAAAGAGCTACTACGACCTACCCAGCCAAGCGAGGGAGTACATCGAGTACATTGAGAAGTTCGTTGGCGTCAAGGTCAAGTGGATTGGTGTTGGACCTGCGCGTGATCACATGGTCGTCAGATCGTGA
- a CDS encoding Glutathione transferase encodes MGKDHPDANLHPEATGLAAKTVQAHSAENDLKLYSGWFCPFVQRVWIALEEKGIQYQYIEVNPYHKPQSLLDLNPRGLVPTLQYQGKPLYESTVLCEFLEEAYPDHTPKLLPDDPYLRARTRIWTDYVGSRIIPAYHRFLQHQGEDGLKEKQTAFLNHLKEFTSEMDPEGPFFLGKEFSLIDIVIAPWANRLWVFDHFKGGSGIPEEGRGGNFEEVWKRWRKWLSAVESRKSVKETLSDREHYLPIYGRYARDEAQSEAAKAIRAGRGIP; translated from the exons ATGGGCAAAGATCATCCTGACGCAAACCTCCACCCAGAGGCAACCGGGCTAGCAGCGAAGACCGTGCAG GCACATTCCGCAGAGAACGATCTAAAGCTGTACTCTGGCTGGTTCTGTCCCTTTGTCCAGCGCGTCTGGATCGCACTTGAAGAAAAGGGTATTCAATACCAGTACATCGAAGTGAATCCATACCACAAGCCGCAATCCCTCCTGGATCTCAATCCACGCGGCCTCGTACCGACACTGCAGTACCAGGGCAAGCCGTTGTACGAGAGCACAGTACTTTGCGAGTTCCTGGAAGAAGCCTACCCGGACCACACGCCAAAGCTACTTCCCGACGATCCATACCTGCGCGCACGGACTAGGATCTGGACTGATT ATGTCGGGTCTCGGATTATCCCCGCCTACCACCGCTTTCTGCAGCACCAGGGCGAGGATGGCCTCAAGGAGAAGCAGACCGCGTTCCTCAACCACCTCAAGGAGTTCACCAGCGAGATGGATCCCGAGGGCCCTTTCTTCCTCGGCAAGGAGTTCAGCTTGATTGATATTGTGATTGCGCCCTGGGCCAACCGTCTCTGGGTGTTCGACCACTTCAAGGGCGGGTCCGGCATTCCGGAGGAGGGACGGGGTGGTAATTTCGAAGAAGTCTGGAAACGCTGGAGGAAGTGGTTGAGTGCGGTGGAGAGCAGGAAGAGTGTCAAGGAGACGCTGAGCGACAGGGAGCATTACTTGCCTATCTATGGCCGCTATGCGAGAGATGAGGCACAGTCGGAGGCTGCGAAGGCTATCAGAGCTGGAAGGGGTATTCCCTAG
- a CDS encoding Superkiller protein 3: protein MASHADSAHDLLDLDIGTLRQYVELFPTEGLSKVITGYLSSGISKYPLTQEKGDAPDLSEGGVSLSVDLPVSQDDCLALMTEGILEARKSPLAHVLLGDFYLSLEEYESAVECTRKGLKLAANEAKKTDLSFQRTRDALSSTLATALVYYQAPRNHLEAKQIFREILKRKPRFTAALIGLGLILEEDEDYKEAAEFLEQALKQDPDNGRIGAEAAWCQALDGDYKAGLDKLEGYIDHPQMDASNSRGRELRAQTLYRIGVCIWELDPSKAARKDRQGAYARLLAAIKANPNYAPAYTLLGIFYEDYNKDRKRARQCFQKAFELSPSEIVAAERLARLFANQGEWDIVEAVSQRVVDSGKAKPTPGSKKKGVSWPFSALGVVQMNKQEYQQSIISFLSALRISPDDYYSYVGLGESYHNSGRYNSAQRAFNYAENPSDDVIMKKTDNESWFTKYMLANVNRELSEYDEALQGYEAVLSQRSQEFGVSIALIQTLVEKGWHCIETGFYGEAVDSAIRAIEVAYTVTEYKPDAFNLWKAVGDACSLFSWVQEKLEKFPSADVERLLRSQSDVGVNFDTHKDIDNIGNDDLATFSSTEVSILTKVLKASILAQKRAIASCEHDIHAQAVAWYNLGWTEYRAHVCLEQEGNDEQKLTAFLRAAMKCFKRAIELEAGNSEFWNSLGVITTTLSPKVAQHAFVRSLHLNDRNVHVWTNLGTLYLLQNDLHLADTAFGRAQAQDPDYALAWVGMGLVALLGGKESDAFAHFTHAFELSDSSLLLTKRQYAVSAFDFLVSSPSSSNTIVNLIQPLFALQQLNRQVPYDLSHKHLAALFLERVGNYDASVAALQAVSEAAEQEYEKSEALPALARIVQAKNDLARNQLALGSNDSAVEEAETALDLMAELEGDTGQSILSAEQLDKIRLSARLTAGLAHYFSGALDAALPYFRTSLEATGSHPDIICLLAEVLWAKGGDNERQVAREQLFTASEKHESHVGILTLVGAMTVLDDDLETMEVIKDDLDRLRTDKTLTDEQLARIEKIVEAISISLGGADQELDEARRSVVLAPWKHTGWSELADAAGGDVFASTLAKETARRNAPPNGTLSAVGLASAMAATGDAGDAQRAIVLAPWSKDGWSGLVECLQSA, encoded by the exons ATGGCGTCACATGCGGACAGTGCGCACGACCTCTTAGATCTCGACATAGGCACATTGCGGCAATATGTCGAGCTCTTCCCAACTGAGGGTTTGTCGAAAGTTATCACAGGATATCTGAGCAGTGGCATATCGAAATATCCACTCACGCAAGAGAAGGGAGATGCGCCAGATCTGAGCGAAGGCGGGGTATCCCTCAGCGTCGATCTGCCTGTCTCACAAGACGACTGTCTGGCCCTAATGACA GAAGGTATTCTCGAAGCCAGGAAGTCACCACTTGCACATGTCTTATTAGGCGATTTCTATCTTTCCTTGGAAGAGTACGAGAGTGCTGTCGAGTGTACTCGGAAAGGTTTGAAGCTTGCAGCAAACGAAGCCAAGAAGACGGATCTGTCATTCCAGCG CACACGTGATGCGCTGAGCAGTACACTTGCCACAGCACTTGTTTACTACCAGGCGCCTAGGAACCACCTGGAAGCTAAACAGATCTTCCGGGAGATACTCAAGCGGAAACCAAGGTTCACGGCTGCGCTGATTGGTCTCGGTCTCATACTTGAGGAAGATGAGGATTACAAGGAAGCCGCGGAGTTCTTGGAGCAGGCCCTGAAGCAAGACCCGGATAATGGTCGCATTGGAGCAGAAGCAGCTTGGTGTCAGGCACTCGATGGCGATTATAAGGCCGGACTGGACAAGCTCGAAGGCTATATTGACCACCCACAAATGGACGCATCCAACTCACGCGGTAGAGAATTACGTGCACAGACTCTATACCGGATCGGTGTGTGTATATGGGAGCTCGACCCTTCGAAAGCTGCACGAAAGGACCGACAAGGAGCTTACGCTAGGCTTCTCGCTGCGATCAAAGCAAACCCGAACTATGCACCCGCATACACTCTGCTTGGTATATTCTACGAGGACTACAACAAGGACCGCAAACGAGCAAGGCAATGTTTCCAGAAAGCCTTCGAACTATCTCCGTCCGAGATCGTTGCAGCTGAGCGGTTGGCCCGACTGTTCGCCAATCAGGGTGAATGGGATATTGTTGAGGCTGTCTCACAGAGAGTCGTTGACTCTGGCAAAGCAAAACCAACCCCAGGCTCAAAGAAGAAGGGTGTCAGCTGGCCGTTCTCTGCATTGGGAGTTGTTCAAATGAACAAGCAAGAGTACCAGCAGAGCATCATCTCATTCCTGTCCGCTCTTCGCATCAGCCCAGATGACTACTACTCCTATGTCGGTCTTGGTGAGAGTTACCATAATTCTGGACGCTACAACTCCGCACAACGTGCCTTCAACTACGCCGAGAATCCATCAGACGATGTTATCATGAAGAAGACCGATAACGAAAGCTGGTTTACCAAGTATATGCTTGCAAACGTCAACCGGGAGCTTAGCGAGTATGATGAAGCACTCCAAGGCTACGAAGCTGTTCTTTCCCAACGGTCACAAGAGTTCGGAGTATCGATTGCCCTCATTCAGACACTCGTAGAAAAGGGCTGGCACTGCATCGAGACCGGATTCTACGGTGAAGCCGTGGACAGCGCCATCCGAGCCATTGAGGTCGCCTACACAGTCACAGAGTACAAGCCCGATGCATTTAACCTCTGGAAGGCAGTCGGAGATGCGTGCAGTTTGTTCAGTTGGGTGCAGGAAAAGCTTGAGAAGTTCCCTTCTGCAGACGTTGAGCGCTTATTGCGAAGCCAATCAGACGTTGGCGTCAACTTCGATACACACAAAGACATCGACAACATTGGCAACGATGATCTCGCTACTTTCTCTTCGACAGAGGTGTCAATCCTCACAAAGGTATTGAAGGCTTCCATTCTCGCGCAAAAGCGAGCTATTGCCAGCTGCGAGCACGACATCCACGCTCAGGCTGTAGCATGGTACAACCTTGGCTGGACTGAGTACCGTGCTCACGTCTGCCTGGAACAGGAAGGGAACGATGAGCAGAAACTCACAGCTTTCTTGAGAGCAGCAATGAAATGCTTCAAGCGCGCCATCGAGCTCGAAGCTGGCAACTCTGAATTCTGGAACTCTCTCGGCGTGATAACGACGACACTCAGTCCCAAGGTCGCTCAGCACGCGTTCGTACGTTCTCTGCATCTCAACGACCGCAACGTGCACGTCTGGACAAATCTAGGCACGCTCTACCTACTCCAAAACGACCTCCATCTTGCTGACACAGCATTTGGACGCGCACAAGCCCAAGACCCTGATTACGCTTTAGCCTGGGTGGGTATGGGATTAGTCGCCCTTCTTGGTGGGAAGGAGAGCGACGCATTTGCGCACTTCACGCATGCGTTCGAGTTGTCAGATTCCTCGTTACTCCTGACCAAGCGACAGTATGCAGTCTCGGCGTTCGACTTCCTTGTGTCATCACCGTCATCTTCGAACACGATCGTCAATCTGATACAGCCACTGTTCGCTCTCCAGCAGCTCAACCGTCAGGTACCATACGACCTATCGCACAAGCATCTCGCAGCGCTGTTCCTGGAGCGAGTCGGTAATTACGACGCTTCGGTGGCCGCTCTACAGGCTGTTTCCGAAGCTGCCGAACAAGAGTACGAGAAGTCTGAGGCTTTACCTGCTCTTGCGCGTATTGTCCAAGCGAAGAACGATCTTGCGCGGAACCAACTTGCGCTAGGTTCAAATGACTCCGCGGTAGAGGAGGCAGAGACTGCGTTGGACCTCATGGCTGAGCTTGAAGGTGACACTGGCCAGTCGATCTTGTCTGCCGAGCAACTTGACAAAATACGGTTGTCCGCTCGCCTTACCGCCGGTCTCGCACACTACTTCAGCGGTGCACTTGATGCAGCGCTACCTTACTTCCGCACATCGCTCGAAGCCACAGGGTCTCACCCAGACATTATCTGCCTGCTCGCAGAGGTGCTCTGGGCAAAGGGAGGCGACAACGAAAGACAGGTCGCGCGTGAACAGCTCTTCACCGCCTCCGAGAAGCACGAGTCACACGTCGGCATCCTCACGCTCGTCGGCGCAATGACTGTCCTAGACGACGATCTCGAAACCATGGAAGTCATCAAGGATGACCTCGACCGCCTGCGCACCGACAAAACCCTTACTGACGAGCAGCTTGCACGCATCGAGAAGATAGTCGAAGCCATCTCCATCAGCCTCGGCGGTGCAGACCAAGAGCTCGACGAAGCGCGACGAAGCGTCGTGCTCGCGCCCTGGAAGCACACAGGCTGGTCAGAGCTGGCTGATGCGGCTGGTGGCGATGTGTTTGCTAGTACGCTCGCAAAGGAGACTGCTCGTAGAAACGCACCGCCGAACGGCACTCTCAGCGCTGTCGGTCTGGCTAGTGCTATGGCTGCAACTGGCGACGCGGGTGATGCGCAGAGAGCGATTGTCCTCGCACCGTGGAGCAAGGACGGCTGGAGCGGGCTTGTTGAGTGCTTGCAAAGCGCCTGA
- a CDS encoding Superkiller protein 3, producing MSTKTALKAAKSAIDTKNWEEAIEQANTVLEKDPNNYFAKLFLGRANDGLSKYDDAARAYNDATKLKPDDAQAWLGLRGMYEGLGGRNVDENIEVGLRLAEIYANLDDAHRSQSAIDKLVDHARKHGTKTQYARALATQLPSSPIYSYLEGRLPQPSAVLTRIAEIHETQETATIKKLIDERRLRLGATLDNTTKTVKNEVYGQSPLEGIYEEIINWTNDDELRREYEEKLLERVYDTLLVLPAGQKEEKRQKVMKLAHDMVVIKHPYHLAWQIELEWRSGLDVEAY from the exons ATGTCTACCAAAACTGCGCTGAAGGCCGCCAAATCGGCGATTGATACCAAGAACTGGGAGGAGGCTATTGAGCAGGCGAATACCGTGCTTGAAAAGGACCCCAACAACTACTTCGCGAAACTTTTCTTGGGACGCGCCAATGACGGGTTGAGCAAGTACGACGATGCAGCGAGGGCTTACAATGACGCGACAAAGCTCAAGCCTGACGATGCGCAAGCATGGCTTGGATTGAGGGGCATGTACGAGGGGCTGGGCGGTCGAAATGTCGACGAGAATATTGAGGTCGGCCTGAGGCTGGCGGAGATATACGCAAATCT CGACGACGCCCACCGCAGCCAGTCCGCCATCGATAAGCTCGTAGACCATGCTCGCAAGCACGGCACAAAGACACAGTACGCACGCGCACTGGCCACACAGCTACCCTCTTCGCCTATATATTCCTACCTCGAGGGGCGTCTGCCTCAGCCGTCAGCAGTATTGACGCGCATCGCCGAGATCCACGAGACACAAGAGACAGCGACGATAAAGAAGCTGATCGATGAGCGGAGACTACGCCTAGGCGCAACACTCGACAACACCACAAAGACGGTGAAGAACGAGGTCTACGGACAGAGTCCGCTAGAGGGAATATACGAGGAAATCATCAACTGGACGAATGACGACGAGCTGAGGAGAGAATATGAGGAAAAGCTATTGGAGCGAGTTTATGATACCCTGCTTGTGCTTCCCGCAGGccagaaggaggagaagcgACAGAAGGTTATGAAGTTGGCACACGACATGGTGGTCATCAAGCATCCATACCACCTTGCGTGGCAGATCGAGCTTGAGTGGCGGTCAGGATTGGATGTGGAGGCGTACTAG
- a CDS encoding 4-hydroxy-2-oxoglutarate aldolase, producing the protein MAPNVPKSGIWVPAVTFYDAKTGRLDLVAQKKYFTYLKSTGLAGLVVLGTNAEALLLTRDERIAITVAARQAVGPDFPLMVGVSGFSVIQVQEYIDDAKKAGADYGLLLPAAYFGAATTKEVVSNFYDEVAKSSPLPLVIYNFPGVSNGVDLDSVTISDLARKNPGKIVGVKLTCGSVAKITRLSAELPPSDFATFAGQADFLIGGLAVGAAGCVTGFGNIFPKTVVRIYELYTAGKHQEALDLHRRAALAESPVKAGIASVKYAVSQYSAVAAGIEDAEAKLAPRRPYVPVGETVKKGITTTMEEVARIEAGL; encoded by the exons ATGGCCCCCAACGTCCCCAAGTCCGGCATCTGGGTGCCCGCCGTGACCTTCTATGACGCCAAAACGGGGCGTCTGGACCTTGTCGCGCAGAAGAAGTACTTCACCTACCTCAAGTCGACGGGGCTTGCAGGACTTGTAGTCCTGGGGACCAATGCCGAAGCGCTCCTCTTGACCCGGGATGAACGCATTGCGATTACAGTAGCTGCACGGCAGGCCGTCGGTCCGGATTTCCCGCTCATGGTTGGCGTGTCTGGGTTCTCCGTCATTCAGGTGCAGGAGTATATCGACGACGCCAAGAAGGCTGGCGCTGACTATGGGCTGCT TCTGCCAGCTGCGTACTTT GGCGCCGCAACAACCAAAGAAGTAGTAAGCAACTTCTACGACGAAGTAGCAAAGAGCAGTCCACTGCCTCTAGTAATCTACAACTTCCCCGGCGTCAGCAACGGCGTCGACCTAGACTCCGTCACCATCTCCGACCTCGCACGCAAGAACCCCGGAAAAATCGTCGGCGTAAAGCTAACCTGCGGGAGCGTCGCAAAGATCACGCGTCTCTCCGCCGAGCTCCCCCCCTCAGACTTCGCCACCTTCGCAGGCCAAGCCGACTTCTTGATCGGCGGGCTGGCCGTCGGCGCCGCGGGGTGCGTCACAGGCTTCGGCAACATCTTCCCCAAGACGGTGGTTAGGATCTACGAGCTGTACACGGCCGGGAAGCACCAGGAGGCTCTGGATCTGCACCGCAGGGCGGCGCTCGCGGAAAGCCCCGTGAAGGCTGGGATCGCGAGTGTCAAGTACGCCGTCAGCCAGTACAGCGCTGTAGCGGCGGGGATCGAGGACGCCGAGGCCAAGCTGGCGCCGCGGAGGCCATATGTTCCTGTTGGTGAGACGGTCAAGAAGGGGATTACGACGACGATGGAGGAGGTGGCGCGGATTGAGGCCGGGTTGTag
- a CDS encoding ubiquitin-specific protease otu1, translated as MPIRIRLRAPNGQHTLALDDNAAVSDLLSAIAASTDLPLYSLKWGFPPQPLDPSLYGLSTQLKHTDLQLNGAQIIVIAQATGDPSEQRQDAEPSTAHPAAPLSLQRKEQPALTDTPEVSVPDRSGTLVLRVMPDDNSCLFRAVGSAVLTDALDSMTELRSLVAQTIQRDPDHYNEAILQRDPDDYCKWIQYADSWGGGIELSILSQEFDVEIASINVQDLRVDRFNEGRPRRCILVYSGIHYDTIALVPNGAPTFSPENDVKLFDAADDVILEGARRLCGELKKQNYYTDTQKFDIKCNTCGWRGAGERGAVQHAEETGHVDFGEGK; from the coding sequence ATGCCCATCCGCATCCGCCTACGCGCCCCCAACGGCCAGCACACGCTCGCCCTCGACGACAACGCCGCCGTCTCCGACCTGCTCTCCGCCATCGCCGCCTCGACCGACCTGCCGCTGTACAGCCTCAAGTGGGGCTTCCCGCCCCAGCCCCTCGACCCTTCGCTGTACGGCCTGTCGACGCAGCTCAAACACACGGACCTCCAGCTCAACGGCGCCCAGATCATCGTCATCGCGCAGGCAACCGGCGACCCCAGCGAGCAGAGGCAGGACGCCGAGCCCTCCACAGCACACCCAGCCGCGCCCCTGTCGCTGCAACGGAAGGAGCAGCCCGCGCTCACGGACACGCCCGAGGTGTCTGTGCCCGACCGCAGCGGCACCCTCGTGCTGCGCGTCATGCCCGACGACAACTCGTGCTTGTTCCGCGCCGTGGGCAGCGCCGTCCTCACCGACGCCCTCGACTCGATGACGGAGCTGCGCTCCCTGGTCGCACAGACCATCCAGCGCGACCCCGACCACTACAACGAGGCCATTCTGCAGCGCGACCCCGACGACTACTGCAAGTGGATCCAGTACGCCGACTCGTGGGGCGGCGGCATCGAGCTGAGCATCCTCTCCCAGGAGTTCGACGTGGAGATTGCGAGCATCAACGTGCAGGACCTGCGCGTCGACCGCTTCAACGAGGGCCGCCCTCGCCGCTGCATCCTCGTCTACTCGGGCATCCACTACGACACCATCGCCCTCGTCCCTAACGGCGCGCCCACCTTCAGCCCCGAGAATGACGTCAAGCTCTTCGACGCCGCCGATGATGTCATACTGGAAGGCGCCCGCCGGCTGTGCGGCGAGCTGAAGAAGCAAAACTACTACACCGACACGCAAAAGTTCGACATCAAGTGCAATACATGCGGCTGGCGCGGCGCAGGCGAGCGCGGCGCCGTCCAGCACGCCGAAGAGACGGGGCACGTCGACTTTGGCGAGGGCAAGTAG